In Abyssisolibacter fermentans, a single window of DNA contains:
- a CDS encoding sugar ABC transporter ATP-binding protein — translation MSAKYTLQMNGIVKEYFGNRVLNGIDLAVKPGEIHGLLGENGAGKSTLMNVLFGMPVIHSTGGFKGEILINDEKTDIKSPDEAMKLGIGMVHQEFMLIPGFNITENIKLNREITKKNIISKFTSRKLDTLDIHSMNKDARKALDTLGLGIDEWVTIAGLPVGYMQFVEIAREIDKKNIKLLIFDEPTAVLTESEANNLLNSMKKIADTGIAILFITHRLDEVIRITDNITVLRDGELVKTLETKNTNIKELAQLMVGRKIEASKKNKNRVIGNEITMSLKNFKVKMPGEKVKGVDIDIRKGEILGIGGLAGQGKVGIANGIMGLYESEGEILFSGKHLKLNNTKEVLKNSIAFVSEDRRGVGLLMDNSIEMNIAMTAIQIKNDFIKKLGFITQKNTAKIRRHALKMIKDLDIRCTGPKQIVRRLSGGNQQKICLARALTLKPNILLVSEPTRGIDIGAKKLVLDLLVKLNEELKMTILMTSSELAELRAICDRIAIIYEGKVEGILKPSDSDEDFGLMMAGEYNKIHRREA, via the coding sequence TTGAGTGCTAAATATACATTGCAAATGAATGGGATTGTCAAAGAATACTTTGGTAATAGAGTTTTAAATGGAATAGATTTGGCAGTGAAACCTGGTGAAATACATGGTCTTTTGGGAGAAAACGGTGCTGGTAAATCGACTCTGATGAACGTATTGTTTGGTATGCCAGTTATTCATTCAACAGGGGGATTTAAAGGTGAAATCTTGATAAATGATGAAAAAACAGATATAAAATCACCAGATGAAGCTATGAAATTAGGAATAGGTATGGTACATCAAGAATTTATGTTAATACCAGGATTCAATATAACAGAGAATATTAAACTTAATAGAGAAATTACAAAAAAAAATATTATTAGCAAGTTTACTAGTAGGAAATTAGACACTCTTGATATACACAGCATGAATAAGGATGCTAGAAAAGCTCTAGATACTTTAGGTTTAGGAATAGATGAGTGGGTTACAATAGCGGGACTTCCAGTAGGTTATATGCAATTTGTAGAGATAGCAAGGGAAATAGATAAAAAAAATATTAAGCTTTTGATATTTGATGAGCCAACAGCTGTTTTAACTGAAAGTGAAGCTAATAATTTGCTAAATTCAATGAAAAAGATTGCAGATACAGGTATAGCTATATTATTTATAACACATAGATTAGATGAAGTTATAAGAATAACTGATAATATAACTGTATTAAGAGATGGTGAGTTGGTTAAAACTTTGGAAACTAAAAATACAAATATTAAAGAATTAGCACAGTTAATGGTTGGAAGAAAGATTGAGGCATCTAAAAAAAATAAAAATAGAGTAATAGGTAATGAAATAACAATGTCATTAAAGAATTTTAAGGTCAAAATGCCTGGAGAAAAAGTAAAGGGTGTTGATATAGATATAAGAAAGGGCGAGATATTAGGAATAGGTGGATTAGCTGGACAAGGTAAAGTAGGTATAGCCAATGGTATTATGGGTTTATATGAATCTGAAGGAGAAATATTATTTAGTGGAAAACATCTGAAACTTAATAATACCAAAGAGGTTCTTAAAAATTCCATAGCTTTTGTTTCAGAGGATAGAAGAGGTGTAGGATTACTTATGGATAATTCTATAGAAATGAATATTGCTATGACTGCTATTCAAATTAAAAATGATTTTATAAAAAAACTAGGGTTTATCACACAAAAAAATACAGCAAAAATAAGAAGACATGCTTTAAAAATGATAAAGGATTTAGATATAAGATGTACAGGACCTAAGCAGATAGTTAGGAGACTTAGTGGAGGTAATCAACAAAAAATATGCTTAGCGAGAGCATTGACTTTAAAACCAAACATATTATTAGTATCAGAGCCAACTAGGGGAATAGATATAGGAGCAAAAAAATTAGTGCTTGATTTGTTAGTTAAACTAAATGAAGAATTAAAAATGACAATATTAATGACGTCTAGTGAATTAGCTGAGCTTAGAGCTATATGTGATAGAATTGCCATTATTTATGAGGGTAAGGTAGAAGGGATATTAAAACCTAGTGATTCTGACGAAGATTTTGGTTTAATGATGGCTGGAGAATATAACAAGATACATAGGAGGGAGGCTTAA
- a CDS encoding ABC transporter permease subunit, with protein sequence MMKVKKLSRNIGLPRIIITLFFLMLCILSIIMELPADRLFTDVLVRVGMNGIMVLAMVPAILCGTGPNFGLPLGIVCGLLGAVLSIELDLTGFSGFFGAIIIAIPIAIIVGWMYGRLQNAVKGSEMMVATYTGFSIVSLMCIVWLIIPLNSDEMVWPIGKGLRVTISLKDRFAKILNDLWDFPLFGLKIPTGLILFFLIMCFVVWLFFRSKLGIAIKASGDNPKFARASGINIDKNRIIGTILSTVLGAIGIIVYAQSYGFIQLYQAPLMMAFPAVAAVLIGGASASKAKVSHVLVGTFLFQGLLTIALPVANSIVKQGQLSEIARMIVQNGIILYALTKVDGGE encoded by the coding sequence ATGATGAAAGTAAAAAAATTATCTAGAAACATAGGTCTACCGAGGATTATTATAACGTTGTTTTTTTTAATGTTATGTATTTTGTCTATTATTATGGAGCTTCCAGCTGACAGATTATTTACTGATGTGTTAGTTAGAGTGGGTATGAATGGAATTATGGTATTAGCTATGGTGCCAGCAATTTTATGTGGAACGGGTCCTAATTTTGGACTTCCATTAGGAATCGTATGCGGTTTACTTGGGGCTGTTTTGAGTATCGAACTTGATTTAACAGGGTTTAGCGGTTTCTTTGGAGCTATAATAATAGCTATTCCTATAGCGATTATTGTTGGTTGGATGTATGGGCGTCTTCAAAATGCTGTTAAAGGTTCAGAGATGATGGTGGCTACTTACACAGGTTTTTCAATAGTATCATTGATGTGTATAGTTTGGCTTATTATACCATTAAACAGTGACGAGATGGTTTGGCCGATAGGTAAAGGATTGAGAGTTACAATTTCATTAAAAGACAGGTTTGCAAAGATACTAAATGATTTGTGGGATTTTCCATTATTTGGACTTAAAATTCCAACAGGGTTAATTTTGTTCTTTTTAATAATGTGTTTTGTAGTATGGCTGTTCTTTAGAAGTAAGCTTGGTATAGCTATTAAAGCTTCAGGCGATAATCCAAAGTTTGCTAGAGCTTCAGGTATAAACATTGATAAAAATAGAATAATAGGTACAATTTTATCAACAGTTTTAGGCGCTATAGGGATTATAGTTTATGCTCAAAGCTATGGTTTTATTCAATTATATCAAGCTCCACTTATGATGGCGTTTCCAGCGGTAGCTGCTGTATTAATTGGAGGTGCATCAGCAAGCAAAGCTAAGGTTTCTCATGTATTAGTTGGTACATTTCTATTTCAAGGTTTATTGACAATAGCGTTGCCTGTTGCAAACTCAATTGTTAAACAAGGACAATTATCAGAAATAGCAAGGATGATAGTTCAAAATGGCATCATATTATATGCGTTAACTAAGGTTGACGGGGGGGAATAA
- a CDS encoding ABC transporter permease subunit yields MAKKNKEFGKKVKKILTDNMVTIIFIIIGYIGIKLSKLPSAFILNELIVRIGRNAFLVLALIIPVLAGMGLNFSIVVGAMAGQMAIIAVTHWGVTGIQGLMLCVVIATPIALIAGNLTGRLLNKTRGQEMIASMIVGFFANGIYQLIFLYMIGTVIPMKNPMMVLDGGIGIRNSVDLSGGVKPTGIKYALDGILKYPLFNALIILAFIGILYSVKKYYSKDKKSMLKMSLISLIIPIVMLILFITKGILIVELVIVLWIYAIYLIYILFESKVFTISSIIIPILIGVFANGSIINYVIVAIVGATFALFVFIRKDNYDKRIRLNKLIISMILCFSISSVSIYSIIQGSALSKVKMPVFTFIIIICLCIFNLLIVKTKIGQDFRTVGQDMHIAKVSGINVNKTRILAITISTLLAAFGQIIFLQNIGTLNTYGSHEQIGMFSIAALLIGGASVSKATIGQALLGTALFHILFIVSPQAGKNVFGDAQIGEYFRVFVVYGVIGISLGLHAWRRRILAKNKQI; encoded by the coding sequence ATGGCTAAAAAGAATAAAGAATTTGGGAAAAAAGTAAAAAAAATATTGACTGATAATATGGTTACAATTATATTTATTATAATTGGCTATATAGGTATAAAGCTTTCTAAATTACCGAGTGCATTTATATTGAATGAATTAATTGTTAGAATTGGAAGAAATGCATTTTTAGTATTAGCTTTGATAATTCCTGTATTGGCTGGCATGGGGTTAAATTTTAGTATTGTTGTAGGGGCTATGGCAGGACAAATGGCAATAATAGCTGTTACTCACTGGGGAGTAACGGGTATTCAAGGATTAATGTTATGCGTTGTTATTGCAACACCTATAGCTTTAATAGCAGGAAATCTTACAGGTAGACTATTAAATAAGACTAGAGGACAAGAAATGATAGCTAGTATGATTGTTGGATTTTTTGCTAATGGTATATATCAGTTAATATTTTTATATATGATAGGAACAGTAATACCTATGAAGAATCCTATGATGGTGTTAGATGGAGGTATAGGAATAAGAAATTCAGTAGACTTATCAGGTGGAGTTAAGCCTACGGGTATAAAATATGCCTTAGATGGGATATTGAAATATCCTTTATTTAACGCATTGATAATATTAGCATTTATTGGGATATTATATAGTGTTAAAAAATATTACTCAAAAGATAAAAAAAGTATGCTGAAGATGTCATTGATAAGCCTTATAATTCCTATTGTAATGTTGATACTTTTCATAACAAAGGGAATATTAATAGTAGAGTTAGTAATTGTACTTTGGATATATGCTATTTACCTAATATATATTTTATTTGAAAGCAAAGTATTTACGATTAGTAGCATTATAATACCTATATTGATAGGTGTTTTTGCAAATGGCAGTATAATAAATTATGTTATTGTAGCTATAGTTGGAGCCACGTTTGCACTCTTTGTATTCATAAGGAAAGATAATTATGATAAAAGAATTAGGTTAAATAAATTAATAATATCCATGATATTATGTTTTAGTATTAGCTCTGTTAGTATATACAGCATTATACAAGGCAGTGCACTTAGTAAGGTGAAAATGCCAGTATTTACATTTATAATAATTATATGCTTATGTATTTTTAATTTACTAATAGTAAAAACAAAGATTGGTCAGGATTTTAGAACTGTTGGGCAAGACATGCATATTGCTAAGGTTTCAGGTATTAATGTAAATAAGACAAGGATATTAGCAATAACTATTTCAACGTTATTAGCTGCTTTTGGTCAGATAATTTTCTTGCAAAATATTGGGACGCTAAATACTTATGGCAGCCACGAACAGATAGGAATGTTTTCAATAGCAGCTTTGTTAATAGGTGGTGCATCGGTATCAAAAGCTACTATAGGGCAAGCATTACTTGGAACTGCTTTATTCCATATTTTATTTATAGTGTCTCCACAAGCGGGTAAAAATGTTTTTGGAGATGCACAGATAGGGGAATATTTTAGAGTATTTGTTGTATATGGAGTAATAGGTATATCATTAGGGTTACACGCTTGGAGAAGAAGAATATTAGCTAAAAACAAACAAATTTAA
- a CDS encoding YebC/PmpR family DNA-binding transcriptional regulator, with translation MSGHSKWANIKHRKGRQDAMKGKIFTKLGRMISVAVREGGADPEYNFSLKSAIEKAKADNMPNDNIERAIKKGLGDTDGQNYEEIVYEGYGPAGIAVLVKCLTDNKNRTASDVRHSFSKNSGNLGATGCVSFMFDRKGLLIIDKEEGLDEETVMMSALEAGAEDFEADENCFEITCMPEDFKTVKEALEKEGYTFSTAELAMLPQNTSTLDSESDIKAMNKLIDMLEDNDDVQEVYHNWDME, from the coding sequence ATGTCAGGACATTCAAAGTGGGCAAATATAAAGCATAGAAAAGGTAGACAAGATGCAATGAAAGGTAAAATATTCACAAAGCTTGGACGTATGATTTCTGTTGCTGTTAGAGAGGGTGGAGCTGACCCTGAATATAATTTTAGTTTAAAAAGTGCTATAGAAAAAGCAAAAGCTGATAATATGCCTAATGACAATATAGAAAGAGCGATAAAAAAAGGTTTGGGAGATACAGATGGTCAAAACTACGAAGAAATTGTATATGAAGGATATGGACCAGCAGGTATTGCTGTTCTGGTAAAATGTTTAACTGACAATAAAAATAGAACAGCATCAGATGTAAGACATTCTTTCAGCAAAAACAGTGGAAACTTAGGAGCAACAGGCTGCGTTTCTTTTATGTTTGACAGAAAAGGACTTCTGATAATTGACAAAGAAGAAGGGTTAGACGAAGAAACAGTAATGATGAGTGCATTAGAAGCAGGTGCAGAAGATTTTGAAGCAGATGAAAATTGTTTTGAAATTACATGCATGCCAGAAGATTTTAAAACAGTTAAAGAAGCTTTAGAAAAAGAAGGGTACACATTCTCAACAGCAGAGTTAGCAATGTTACCACAAAATACAAGTACATTAGATTCAGAATCAGATATAAAAGCAATGAATAAGCTTATTGATATGCTAGAGGATAATGATGATGTACAAGAGGTTTATCATAACTGGGATATGGAATAG
- a CDS encoding stalk domain-containing protein → MKKYLKGVLTGIVITLLLGSSLGFAQGVKQTIEVLFNSINLEVNKQKITCDNILYNGTTYVPIRKVAEILGKKVEWNGETNTASINDIQLNNLDNKNDNMSKIDNIENYYAINEKNFNKIFLVNLINKDLGKLKDYVDVLGENCEEYVNKSTHNNNLEYIVLKGNEFYNSGRFHKIDGLTRGTFVYDIEGVDYKPLYEYFKKIIKKIYGTPNVKDEKQVFSENKYLYVTFWNNITLQYSKFDNSTSEIRLFILPSDENIENEESKENEEVSNKSNLINVTLKRKIKGSKDLKEYLEEYYSKLYTPTGKWIFTFDISENDSELFPYDYLIRIDWYNSDDVLPYDLEYSIKISEDDKEKTKELLTQFQKEIASVSMQALPNKKLIGEFYSDFYKYPNIKVGYNSINFLKWYNYNNTHSNYNSAEITKFHWENNDINYDFLRESDDSISIEENNNEQEKNIHKSDWEKSPSETTGHDWIDLTVKQKEQLIEDAIDELQNKGYTIKKDIDWFYNEVENLYNEDKSRRTLNVTAIVSIKSLVYKD, encoded by the coding sequence ATGAAGAAATATTTGAAAGGGGTACTTACAGGAATAGTAATAACTTTATTATTAGGAAGCTCTTTAGGCTTTGCACAAGGCGTAAAGCAAACAATTGAAGTTTTATTTAATTCAATCAATTTAGAAGTTAATAAACAAAAAATTACATGTGACAATATTTTATATAATGGAACTACATATGTACCAATAAGAAAAGTTGCAGAAATTTTAGGCAAAAAAGTTGAATGGAATGGAGAAACTAATACTGCCAGCATTAACGATATACAATTGAATAATCTAGATAACAAAAACGATAATATGAGTAAAATAGATAATATTGAGAATTATTATGCTATAAATGAGAAAAACTTCAACAAAATTTTCCTTGTAAATCTAATTAATAAAGACTTAGGTAAGTTAAAAGATTATGTTGACGTACTTGGTGAAAATTGTGAAGAATACGTAAATAAATCTACACATAATAATAATTTAGAATATATCGTTTTGAAAGGTAATGAGTTTTATAATAGTGGAAGATTTCATAAAATAGATGGTTTAACAAGGGGTACTTTTGTTTATGACATAGAAGGTGTTGATTATAAACCATTATATGAATATTTTAAGAAGATTATAAAAAAAATATATGGAACACCAAATGTAAAAGATGAAAAACAAGTTTTCTCCGAAAACAAATACTTGTATGTAACTTTTTGGAATAATATAACTTTACAATATTCTAAATTTGATAATTCTACTAGCGAGATTAGATTATTCATTTTACCTTCTGATGAAAACATTGAAAATGAAGAGAGTAAAGAGAATGAAGAAGTATCAAATAAAAGCAATTTAATAAATGTAACATTAAAAAGAAAAATTAAAGGTAGTAAAGATTTAAAAGAATACTTAGAAGAATATTACTCTAAATTATATACTCCTACTGGAAAATGGATTTTTACATTTGATATTAGTGAAAATGATTCAGAACTTTTTCCGTATGATTATTTAATTCGAATAGATTGGTATAATTCAGATGATGTACTTCCTTATGATTTAGAATACTCTATAAAAATTAGTGAAGACGATAAGGAAAAAACAAAAGAATTACTAACGCAGTTCCAAAAAGAAATTGCAAGTGTTTCTATGCAAGCACTACCAAACAAAAAATTAATAGGAGAATTTTATTCAGATTTTTATAAATATCCTAACATTAAAGTAGGTTATAATAGCATAAATTTTTTAAAGTGGTACAACTATAATAATACTCATTCTAATTATAATAGTGCTGAAATAACAAAATTTCATTGGGAAAATAATGATATTAATTATGATTTTTTAAGAGAATCAGATGATTCAATATCAATTGAAGAAAACAATAATGAACAAGAAAAAAATATTCATAAAAGCGATTGGGAAAAATCTCCTTCTGAGACAACAGGACATGACTGGATAGATTTAACTGTCAAACAAAAAGAACAACTAATTGAAGATGCTATAGATGAATTGCAAAATAAAGGATATACTATAAAAAAAGACATAGATTGGTTTTATAATGAAGTTGAAAATTTATATAATGAAGACAAATCCAGGAGAACACTAAACGTCACAGCTATCGTATCAATTAAAAGTTTAGTTTATAAAGATTAA
- a CDS encoding 5'-nucleotidase C-terminal domain-containing protein has protein sequence MGKFKKLSFILVFMLIFTALFSSIAFANEKKVKVTATDSIALTIVHTNDTHARVEADKYAGMGFAKIATKIKQIRETNENVLVLDAGDTFHGQTIATLVKGESIVKIMNTIGYDAMVTGNHDYNYGQERLLELEGMTNFPILAANVVKDDGTEFLKPYIIKEIGGLKVGIFGLATPDTVFMTHPNNVKGLKFNDPIVAAGEMVAELNDKTDIIIALAHLGLDESSSITSEKVAEAVKGIDIMVDGHSHTTLPEGKKVNDTLIVQAGEYDKNLGIVNLTYEDGKISSINASLLTKEEAADLDEEEDVISVVSDIKQKNGEITSAVVGKTEIHLDGERADVRTKETNLGNLITSAMLKVTDADIAFTNGGGIRASIEIGDITKGDVITVLPFGNYVVAKNVTGADIVAAIEHGIDSYPETKGAFPHVAGMTFKFDPSKQAGDRLVEVKVGNELIDPNKTYKLATNDFLAAGGDGYEMLADGQTLGEYPGLDEILIEHIQKYGTEDAKVDGRVQVYEETNTIEVDITTYEVVKGDVLWRIAKKFGFTWQKIAEYNKLENPNLIFTGQKLLIPAQ, from the coding sequence ATGGGTAAATTTAAGAAGCTTAGTTTTATACTTGTTTTTATGCTAATTTTTACGGCATTATTTTCTAGTATTGCATTTGCTAATGAAAAGAAGGTTAAAGTAACAGCTACTGACAGCATAGCATTAACTATAGTTCATACTAATGATACACATGCTAGAGTTGAAGCAGATAAATATGCAGGTATGGGTTTTGCTAAGATTGCAACTAAAATTAAGCAAATAAGAGAAACTAATGAAAATGTCTTAGTTTTAGATGCAGGAGATACTTTTCATGGTCAAACTATTGCAACATTAGTAAAAGGGGAAAGTATAGTAAAAATAATGAATACTATAGGTTATGATGCAATGGTTACTGGTAACCATGATTATAACTATGGGCAGGAAAGATTATTAGAATTAGAAGGTATGACTAATTTTCCAATTCTTGCTGCAAACGTTGTCAAGGATGACGGGACTGAATTCTTAAAACCATATATTATTAAAGAAATTGGTGGATTGAAAGTAGGTATTTTTGGTTTAGCTACTCCTGATACTGTATTTATGACTCATCCAAATAACGTTAAAGGGCTAAAATTTAATGACCCTATAGTAGCTGCTGGTGAAATGGTTGCAGAGTTAAATGATAAGACAGATATTATTATAGCGTTAGCACACCTTGGATTAGATGAAAGTAGTTCTATTACAAGCGAAAAAGTAGCTGAGGCAGTAAAAGGAATAGACATTATGGTTGATGGTCATAGTCATACAACTTTACCAGAAGGCAAAAAAGTTAATGATACTCTTATAGTGCAAGCTGGTGAGTATGATAAAAACTTGGGAATAGTAAATTTGACATATGAAGATGGCAAAATAAGTTCTATAAATGCTTCATTATTAACTAAAGAAGAAGCTGCTGATTTAGATGAAGAAGAAGATGTAATTTCCGTTGTTTCTGATATTAAACAAAAAAATGGTGAAATAACTTCTGCTGTAGTGGGTAAGACAGAAATTCATTTGGATGGAGAAAGAGCAGATGTTAGGACAAAAGAAACTAATCTAGGTAATCTTATAACTTCAGCTATGTTAAAAGTAACTGATGCAGACATTGCTTTTACAAATGGTGGTGGTATTAGAGCATCTATAGAAATAGGTGATATTACAAAGGGTGATGTTATTACTGTTTTACCATTTGGAAATTATGTTGTTGCTAAGAATGTAACAGGAGCAGATATTGTGGCTGCAATAGAGCATGGAATAGATTCATATCCTGAAACAAAAGGAGCATTTCCTCATGTAGCAGGTATGACATTTAAGTTTGATCCATCTAAGCAAGCTGGGGATAGATTAGTTGAAGTTAAAGTTGGTAATGAGCTAATAGACCCAAACAAAACTTATAAATTAGCTACTAATGACTTTTTGGCAGCAGGTGGAGATGGATATGAAATGCTAGCTGATGGCCAAACTTTAGGCGAGTATCCAGGTCTTGATGAAATATTAATAGAGCATATACAAAAATATGGTACAGAAGATGCAAAAGTTGATGGTAGGGTTCAGGTTTATGAAGAGACAAATACTATTGAAGTTGATATTACTACTTATGAAGTAGTAAAAGGTGATGTGTTATGGAGAATTGCTAAAAAATTTGGATTCACATGGCAAAAAATAGCGGAATATAATAAGTTAGAAAATCCAAACTTGATATTTACCGGTCAAAAACTTTTGATTCCTGCACAATAA
- a CDS encoding CDIF630_02480 family spore surface protein, producing the protein MSVNEKFYKKVPMTTEGNKLAAWADIEKTEPESRVPIPSELCVEEAKHWVDNVQK; encoded by the coding sequence ATGAGTGTAAATGAAAAGTTTTATAAAAAAGTGCCAATGACAACAGAAGGAAACAAACTAGCTGCTTGGGCAGATATAGAAAAAACTGAACCAGAATCAAGAGTTCCTATCCCTAGTGAGCTATGTGTAGAAGAAGCAAAACATTGGGTAGATAATGTTCAGAAGTAA
- a CDS encoding Na+/H+ antiporter NhaC family protein, whose product MKKLRVISMFIVVALVLCLALPALADSEEATKPYFGILSIIPPVLAIVLAFLTKQVILSLFLGIFAGAIMMNNGNPGLGFLRALDHYMVGSLADAWNAAIIIFTLTIGGMVGIIGKMGGMKAVAESLSKKAKTRRSAQVITSLLGVLVFFDDYANTLIVGPTMRPLTDKLKVSREKLAYIVDSTAAPVVGMALISTWVGYEIGIIKDVFIDLGVEANIYGIFLRTIPYTFYNIFALALVFTIGGTGKDFGPMLKAERRSVLEGKLLADNAKPMASDEITKMEIKEGTKLKARNAILPIITLVLVSFIGLWYNGYTFSEAGTDPFTWEGIRTCFGNADASVVLIWGAVVGSIVAGILAVSQKILSLGQVFDSWVDGAKSLVITGIILVLAWSLGSVTSDVGTADYLVDATKGLLHGGVIPIVVFIISCLVAFSTGTSWGTMAIVVPLAVPLANAFITGDPASSPLVIATLSAVLSGSIFGDHCSPISDTTIMSSMASASDHLDHVKTQAPYSLVGAALAILGYLLVGLFNVPVWITLLLGIVGIIAIVLVFGKDPSKKLIEVKK is encoded by the coding sequence TTGAAAAAGTTAAGAGTTATAAGCATGTTTATTGTAGTAGCTTTAGTTTTATGTTTAGCTTTGCCAGCTTTGGCTGATAGTGAAGAAGCTACTAAGCCTTATTTTGGCATCTTATCTATAATCCCACCTGTACTAGCAATCGTATTAGCATTTTTAACAAAACAAGTTATATTATCTTTATTTTTAGGTATTTTTGCTGGAGCTATAATGATGAATAATGGGAATCCTGGTTTGGGATTTTTAAGAGCATTAGATCATTATATGGTTGGTTCTTTAGCAGACGCTTGGAATGCCGCAATTATTATATTTACTTTAACTATTGGTGGTATGGTTGGTATAATTGGCAAAATGGGTGGTATGAAAGCTGTTGCTGAATCATTATCTAAAAAAGCCAAGACTCGTAGAAGTGCTCAAGTAATTACTTCTTTACTCGGAGTATTAGTATTTTTTGATGATTATGCTAATACTTTGATAGTTGGTCCAACAATGAGACCATTAACTGATAAGTTAAAAGTATCTAGAGAAAAATTAGCCTATATAGTAGACTCCACAGCAGCTCCTGTTGTTGGTATGGCATTGATTTCAACTTGGGTAGGTTATGAAATAGGTATAATAAAAGACGTATTTATAGATTTAGGCGTAGAGGCTAATATATATGGTATATTTTTAAGAACTATACCATACACATTCTATAATATTTTTGCTTTAGCTTTAGTATTTACTATTGGTGGAACTGGTAAAGATTTTGGACCTATGCTTAAAGCTGAAAGAAGATCAGTGTTAGAAGGTAAGCTTTTAGCAGATAATGCTAAACCAATGGCAAGTGATGAAATAACTAAAATGGAAATAAAAGAAGGTACTAAACTTAAAGCTAGGAATGCTATATTACCAATAATAACTTTGGTTTTGGTTTCTTTTATTGGCTTGTGGTATAACGGTTATACATTTAGTGAAGCAGGAACAGATCCTTTTACATGGGAAGGAATAAGAACATGTTTCGGAAATGCAGACGCTAGTGTTGTTTTAATATGGGGCGCTGTTGTTGGTAGTATAGTAGCTGGTATATTGGCTGTTTCTCAAAAAATATTATCACTTGGCCAAGTATTTGATTCTTGGGTAGATGGTGCTAAATCGTTAGTTATAACAGGTATTATACTTGTTTTAGCTTGGTCGTTAGGGTCAGTAACAAGTGATGTTGGAACAGCTGATTATTTGGTAGATGCTACAAAAGGTTTATTACATGGTGGAGTTATACCTATAGTAGTATTTATTATTTCATGTTTGGTTGCTTTTTCAACAGGTACATCATGGGGTACTATGGCAATAGTTGTTCCTTTAGCTGTACCATTAGCGAATGCATTTATTACTGGAGATCCAGCTAGTTCGCCACTAGTTATAGCAACGTTAAGTGCTGTTTTATCTGGTTCTATATTTGGAGATCACTGTTCTCCTATATCAGATACTACAATTATGTCCTCAATGGCTTCAGCATCTGACCATCTAGACCATGTTAAAACTCAGGCACCATATTCTTTAGTAGGAGCTGCTTTAGCTATTTTGGGATATTTATTAGTTGGTTTATTTAACGTACCAGTTTGGATAACACTTCTACTTGGTATTGTAGGAATTATTGCAATAGTTTTGGTATTTGGTAAGGATCCTTCAAAAAAATTAATTGAAGTTAAAAAATAA
- a CDS encoding BofC C-terminal domain-containing protein — protein MKNYKKMSVVVLYMLFILVGFVYGYNKGKDISDDNNNIAHEKNGIDVQKVEDEKVIKHEEKITPSTLLEYVYYYTKCNHTITEVKKPTGDIIGMNEEKFMRYITINCPQWELISFSSNKIVMSIKKHHLCPNHYIIGVENDKIAVYKIGKDGKKVLFKIVNHSVKLLNEIDQRKLKEGITVDSKEEMVEVLENFSS, from the coding sequence ATGAAAAACTATAAGAAAATGAGTGTAGTTGTTTTGTATATGTTGTTTATATTAGTTGGTTTTGTATATGGTTATAACAAAGGTAAAGACATAAGTGATGATAATAATAACATTGCTCATGAAAAAAATGGTATTGATGTGCAGAAGGTTGAAGATGAAAAAGTTATTAAACATGAAGAAAAAATTACACCAAGTACTTTACTAGAATATGTATATTACTATACTAAGTGTAATCATACAATTACTGAAGTTAAAAAACCAACTGGCGACATAATTGGTATGAATGAAGAAAAGTTTATGAGGTATATAACTATAAATTGTCCTCAATGGGAGTTAATTAGTTTTTCAAGTAATAAAATTGTAATGAGCATAAAAAAACATCACCTTTGCCCTAATCATTACATCATAGGTGTAGAAAATGATAAAATAGCTGTTTATAAAATTGGAAAAGACGGAAAGAAAGTATTATTTAAGATTGTTAATCATTCAGTAAAACTCTTAAATGAAATAGATCAAAGAAAACTCAAGGAAGGAATAACCGTAGATAGTAAAGAAGAAATGGTTGAAGTTCTAGAAAATTTCTCTAGTTAA